Below is a window of Natronorubrum halophilum DNA.
ACTGCTCGTCGCGAAGCGGGTCGTAGCCGCAGGTGTACAGGGCCGCGGGTGGGAGTTCGGCGAGTATTCGCTCGCGAGCCCGAAGCGGTGACGCTCGAGGGTTCGCGCCGTCGATGTCGTCTCGAAGGTAGTGGTTCCAGAACCACACCATTGCGCGGGTCGTCAGGAAGTAGCCGTCCGCGTTTTCCTCGTAGGAGCGGGTGGCGTACGAGTGGTCGGTCACCGGATAGAACAGCACCTGATGATCGATGTCTGGGGCACCGACGTCCTTCTCGACGGCCATCTGTGCGACGACGGTCGCGAGATTGCCACCCGCGCTCTCGCCGGCGACGGCTAGCCCTTCGGTCGCGCCGAGTTCGGCGGCGTTATCAGCCGTCCACTTCGTGGCGAGGTACGCGTCCTCGACGGCAGCGGGAAACGGGTGTTCCGGCCCCTTTCGGTAGTCGACGGAGACGACGACGCAGTCGCCCTCGTTCGCCAGCGATCGCGCGACGCCGTCGTGCGTATCCAGATTGCCGGCGACCCAGCCGCCGCCGTGGAAGTAGACGACCGCGGGGAGGTCTCGGCTCGGATCCGGATCGTACGTCCGTACCCGGATATCCCGGGCGTACGCTCGGATCTTTCGCTCGTTCACCGCGGCGACCGATTCTGGCTCGACGTCCGGCGTGAACAGATCGCCGAGCAGCGCCCGGGCCTGCTCGGGGGATAAGTGGGTGAGGTCGGGCGCACCTACTTCGACTAGCTCGTCCAGGAGCGCTTGAGCGTCCGAATCTACGTCTTCGGCGCGTCGCTCGTCGATCGGTGTAGTAGACATTCAATAACTCCACACG
It encodes the following:
- a CDS encoding alpha/beta hydrolase, with product MSTTPIDERRAEDVDSDAQALLDELVEVGAPDLTHLSPEQARALLGDLFTPDVEPESVAAVNERKIRAYARDIRVRTYDPDPSRDLPAVVYFHGGGWVAGNLDTHDGVARSLANEGDCVVVSVDYRKGPEHPFPAAVEDAYLATKWTADNAAELGATEGLAVAGESAGGNLATVVAQMAVEKDVGAPDIDHQVLFYPVTDHSYATRSYEENADGYFLTTRAMVWFWNHYLRDDIDGANPRASPLRARERILAELPPAALYTCGYDPLRDEQFAYGEALEDAGVPVEHTHYDDMIHDFANMRRLAGPFPGVEAADDVRRRAGEALRGAFE